In one Nevskiales bacterium genomic region, the following are encoded:
- a CDS encoding TetR/AcrR family transcriptional regulator, producing MTARGEATRTRLLDAAEQAFGTLGFHNASIADITRTADVGQGTFYLYFQSKEDIFRELVRHMGRKLRAAISQAIADAGPRLQAERVGLEAFLRFVAEHRNLYRVVQESLFVDEASYRAYYEEFAAAYAEALRKAQRAGELRPGHAEARAWALMGLGHFLGLRYCLWDDKGLPPRLMDGVIDFIAHGMAPERK from the coding sequence GTGACCGCCCGGGGCGAAGCCACCCGCACCCGCCTGCTCGACGCCGCCGAGCAGGCCTTCGGCACGCTCGGCTTCCACAACGCCTCGATCGCCGACATCACCCGTACCGCCGACGTCGGCCAAGGGACCTTCTACCTCTACTTCCAGAGCAAGGAAGACATCTTCCGCGAACTGGTGCGGCACATGGGGCGCAAGCTGCGCGCCGCCATCAGCCAGGCGATTGCGGATGCCGGCCCGCGCCTGCAGGCCGAGCGCGTGGGCCTGGAGGCCTTCCTGCGCTTCGTCGCCGAACACCGCAACCTGTACCGCGTGGTACAGGAGTCGCTGTTCGTGGACGAAGCCAGCTACCGCGCCTACTACGAGGAGTTCGCCGCGGCCTATGCCGAGGCGCTGCGCAAGGCGCAGCGCGCCGGCGAGCTGCGGCCCGGCCACGCCGAGGCCCGTGCCTGGGCGCTGATGGGCCTCGGGCACTTCCTCGGCCTGCGCTACTGCCTGTGGGACGACAAAGGCCTGCCACCGAGGCTGATGGACGGCGTGATCGACTTCATTGCCCACGGCATGGCACCGGAACGGAAATGA
- the phbB gene encoding acetoacetyl-CoA reductase, with translation MTRHAVVTGGTGAIGTEICRQLAQAGHRVTAIGHPAEAQRLPAWRESLQRDGFGIGAELCDLSDWDACVALAPRLGEVDILVNAAGITRDARLVKMTPEQWRAVMAANLDSVFNLTRQLIEGMCARGHGRIVNISSVNGQKGQAGQTNYSASKAGLHGFTLALAREVAGKGVTVNTVSPGYIDTPMIRQVREEIRVQILKEIPVGRFGTPADIARAVLFLVDDAAGFITGADLSVNGGQYMA, from the coding sequence ATGACCAGGCATGCGGTAGTGACGGGCGGTACGGGCGCGATCGGCACGGAGATCTGCCGGCAGCTGGCGCAGGCGGGCCACCGTGTCACGGCCATCGGCCATCCGGCCGAGGCGCAACGCCTGCCCGCCTGGCGCGAGTCCTTGCAGCGGGACGGCTTCGGGATCGGGGCGGAGCTCTGCGATCTCTCTGACTGGGACGCCTGCGTGGCGCTGGCGCCACGCCTGGGCGAGGTGGACATCCTGGTCAACGCCGCCGGCATCACGCGGGATGCGCGGCTGGTGAAGATGACGCCCGAGCAGTGGCGCGCGGTCATGGCCGCCAACCTCGACAGCGTGTTCAACCTGACGCGCCAGCTGATCGAGGGCATGTGCGCGCGCGGCCACGGGCGCATCGTCAACATCTCATCGGTCAACGGCCAGAAAGGGCAGGCGGGCCAGACCAATTACTCGGCATCCAAGGCCGGCCTGCACGGCTTTACCCTGGCGCTGGCGCGCGAGGTCGCCGGCAAGGGCGTGACCGTGAACACGGTCTCGCCGGGCTACATCGACACGCCCATGATCCGCCAGGTGCGCGAGGAGATCCGCGTGCAGATCCTGAAAGAGATCCCGGTGGGCCGCTTCGGCACGCCGGCCGACATCGCGCGCGCCGTTTTATTCCTGGTGGATGACGCGGCCGGCTTCATCACCGGCGCGGACCTGTCCGTCAACGGCGGGCAGTACATGGCTTGA
- a CDS encoding heme ABC transporter ATP-binding protein: MLECRDATLRLRGRVLLQDLSLQLRPGELLAVLGPNGAGKSSLLRILSGELAPSSGGILMNGRSLDTTPRQILARLRAVMPQADRLSFPFSVAEVVLLGRTPHTLRHGNAQDEHIAQAALAAVDALPLAARDYTSLSGGERQRVQLARALAQIWESDADAPRYLLLDEPTASLDLAHQHGVLRLLNRLKLRHIGVLAVLHDLNLAARYADRVALLHGGRLLGCGPPQDVLQEDRLSQVYGLAVRRIRVGDEAPLIVAV; the protein is encoded by the coding sequence ATGCTCGAATGCCGCGACGCCACGCTGCGCCTGCGCGGCCGCGTGCTGCTGCAGGACCTCAGCCTGCAGCTGCGGCCGGGCGAGCTGCTGGCCGTGCTGGGCCCGAACGGCGCCGGCAAATCCTCCCTGCTGCGAATCCTGTCCGGCGAACTGGCGCCGAGCAGCGGGGGAATACTCATGAATGGGCGAAGCCTCGACACGACGCCGCGCCAAATCCTGGCACGGCTGCGTGCGGTCATGCCGCAGGCCGACCGGCTGAGCTTCCCCTTCAGTGTGGCCGAGGTGGTGCTGCTTGGCCGCACGCCGCATACCCTGCGCCATGGCAATGCGCAGGATGAGCACATCGCGCAGGCGGCGCTGGCCGCCGTGGATGCCCTGCCATTGGCGGCGCGTGACTACACCAGCTTGTCCGGCGGCGAGCGACAGCGCGTCCAGCTGGCCCGGGCGCTGGCGCAGATCTGGGAATCCGATGCGGATGCCCCGCGCTATCTGCTGCTCGATGAGCCCACCGCCAGCCTCGATCTCGCGCACCAACATGGCGTACTGCGATTGCTCAACCGGCTCAAGCTGCGGCATATCGGCGTGCTGGCGGTACTGCACGATCTCAACCTGGCCGCGCGCTATGCCGATCGGGTCGCCCTGCTGCACGGCGGCCGGCTGCTGGGCTGCGGCCCGCCACAGGACGTGCTTCAGGAAGACCGGCTCAGCCAGGTTTACGGGCTGGCGGTGCGGCGGATCCGGGTGGGCGACGAAGCACCCCTCATCGTTGCCGTGTGA